The DNA sequence GGCCGAGTCCGGGGCGGTCCCGCCGGGGCCGGACACCGCCCCGCTGCCCGGGCGCTGCCGGTCAGTGGGAGCGGGCGCCCGCCGCGACCGGCTGGACGGAGCGGCCGTCGAAGGAGAATCCGTCCTCGGACATGGCCTCCGCGCTGGCCGGATTCAATGCGACGGGGATATTGCGGAGCACTGCAATTCGTACGAGGGCGAGTACGTCGTGCACGTGCGGAGCGGCCCACAAGGGGTCCCAGAAGAATACGAGCGACGTGACGTCGCCCGAAATCACCATCGAGCCGATCTGCTGGTCTCCGCCGTGCGGTCCGGACTCAACCGACCTGATCTGCAAGCCGAGTTCCGATCTGAGCAGTCGTGCGGTGGAGCTGGTTCCCACCAGTCCGTGCCGGGTCACGGCACGGTGATTGCGCCGCACCCAATTCAGCAGGTCATTCTTCCTCTGGTCATGTGCCACGAGAGCGATCATCAGCCGACGCTAACCCGGCATGATCCCTTCCGCCATTCAGGGCACGGAATTCCGAATTCCGCCGTCACGCGTCCGATAAACGGATGTGGCGGCGAAGGCGAGGGTCCGCGGGGTGTGCGGAAGCACCGGCCCGAGTGCATTCTGGAGGGGTGACGGCCAGACCGGACACCGGCGGCCCCGTCACCGACGCCACGGCCCAGGCGCTCGCGCGGGCCGCTCTCGATGCCGTGGGGGCCGCCGGCGGGTACGCGGGCGGCGTCTACCTGCGCTCCGGCACCGAGGGGCTCATGCTGATGGCTGCCGTGACCGGGCTCCCGGGTCCCCTGTTCCGCCCCTGGTGGCGGATGCACGTGAACCGCCCCTACCCCGTCGCCGAGGCCCACCGCTCCGGGCAGTCGGTACACCTGCCCGACGCGGAATCGGCGATGCGGCGCTTCCCCCAGCTGATGGCCGGGCTGCCGTTCCCCTTCGGCTCGCTCTACGAGCCCGTGGCCCGCGGCCGCGAGCGCTACGGCGTCCTCTTCGTGCTGCGCCCCGCGACCCCCGGGGTCCCGGTCGGGCCCGGCGACCGGAAGCGGCTGCGCGCGGTGGCCACCCGGCTGGCCGGGGAACTGGCCGCGCTCGCCGCGGGCGGCGCCACGGTGGCCTGGGAGGGCGACCCGGTGTGTTTCCCCGGGCCGGTCCCGGCGGGCACCCCGGCGGGCGACGCACCGCACGGCCCCACCGAAAGCCCCGCCACCGGCGCCCGCGCCGCCGTGGACCGGCTGGACCTGGCCGTCCTGTCCGTGGACCGGCAGGGCGTGATCGGCTTCACCAACGCCGTCGCCCGCTCCGCCGCCACGACCCTGCTCGGCTCCGACGGGGCGGAACTCTCCGGGCGGATGCTGTGGGAGGCACTGCCCTGGCTCGGACACCCCGCCTACGAGGACCACTTCCGGGCCGTGTTCCTCGCCCCCGCCCCGGTGCACTTCCAGGCCTCCCGGCGCGGACCCGAGCCCTCCCCGCACTGGCTGTCGGTGGGCCTGCACCCCGGGATCGACGGGGTCACCGTCACCATCTCCGGGTCCGAACCACCCACCTACGCGCCGGAGTCGGTGGTGCGGCCCGGCTCGGGGCTCGGGTCCCCGGGCCTGGGTTCACCCGCCGACCGGGCTTCGGCCCTGTACCGGCCGGTGGCACTGGCGATCGCGCTGACCGAGGCGGTGACGGCCCGCCAGGTGTCGATGGTGGTCACCGACGAACTGCTCCCGGCCTTCGGCGGGCGGCAGTTGGCGATCTACCTGCTCGGTGAGGGGCATCTGCACCTGGCGTGGGAGACCGGCTTCCCCAAGGGGTTCCTCGACCGGTTCGACGGGGTGGCACTGGATGTCCGGCTGCCCGGGGTGGAGACGCTCACCTCGGGCCGCCCCCTGTTCTTCGAGTCCATGCAGCACTTGGCCGCCGCCTATCCGGGGATCGAACTGGACGCCCATGTCGGCGCCCGGGCCTTCCTTCCCCTGATCGCCTCGGGCCGGCCGGTCGGCTCGTGCATCCTCGGCTTCGACGCCCCGCGCGGGTTCAGCCCGGAGGAGCGCACGGTGCTCACGGCGCTGGCCGGGCTGATCGCCCAGGCACTGGAGCGGGCCCGGCGCTACGACAGCGAGTCGGCGCTGGCCCGCGGGCTCCAGGCGGCGCTGCTCCCGCACCGGCTGCCGGTGCGCGAGAACGTGGCCACGGTGGGGCGGTACCTCCCCGGCACCGCCGGGATGGACGTCGGCGGCGACTGGTACGACGTCATCGAGGCGGGCGGCGGACGGCTCGCGCTGATCATCGGCGACGTCCAGGGGCACGGGGTGGCGGCCGCGGCCACGATGGGCCAGCTACGCAGCGCCGTACGGGCTTTCACGCTCGGCGGCAATACACCGGAGCAGGTGATGCGCGGCACGAACGAGCTGCTCATCGACCTCGACCCGGGCCAGTTCGCCAGCTGTTGCTACGTCCTGCTCGACCCGGCGTCGGGCCTCGCCCTCGCCGTCCGGGCCGGGCATCCCCAGCCGCTGCTGCGGCATCCGGGCGGCCGGACGGAGGTGCTGGACCTCGCGGGCGGGACGGTGCTCGGCGTCGACGCCGAGGCGGTGTATCCGGTGACCCGGCTGCGGATCGAGCCGGGGGCGGTGCTCGCCCTGTACACCGACGGGCTGGTGGAGAGCCCGGGCGCGGACATCGACGTGGGAGTGGAGCAGCTGCGGGCCGCGCTGGCGGCCGCCGGTCCCGGTCCGCTGACCGAGACGGCGGACCGGCTGGTCTCCGAGGCGGGGCATTCCGCCGACCGGCCGGACGACATCGCCCTGCTCCTGGCGTCCCGCACGTCCGTCCCGGAGGTGGCCACCCCGGACCGGGCGCACGCGGACCGCCCGGCCCCGGACCATCCGGCCCCTGACCGCCCGGACGCCGACCGCCTGGACCCGGACCGGGCCGTCCCCGACGAGGCCCGCGGCGCGGGGGACGGCCCGCGCGCGGAGCCCCGTAGGACGGCCCCGTAGGACGGCCCCGTAGGACGGCCCCGTAGGACGGCCCCGTAGGACGCGGGCTGCCCCTGGGCCGCCCGCGTCCTGACTGCTGCCGCTACCTCTTGGCGTAGGCGCGGGCGTACGAGTCGCCCGCGATCAGGGCGTCGGCGACCATCTCCGGGGTCACCGGGAAGGGCATGTTGTGCGTGGTCTCGCCCTCCGCGGTGGCCGCGCGCCCGATGGCGAGGAGCTCCTCGCGGTCCGGTTCGCCGAGGCCGATCTCGGCGAGGGTGGTCGGCAGGCCGACCTCCCGGCTGAAGCGCAGGTAGGTGTCGAGCTCGTCGGTCGGGGCGCCTTCCAGGACCAGCTGGGCCAGGGTGCCGATGTTGACCTTCTCGCCGTGCATCATGCCGTGCACCTTGTGCGAGACGGTCAGCCCGTTGTGGATGCCGTGGGCGGCGGCGAGGCCGCAGGACTCGAAACCGAGGCCGGAGAGCAGCGTGTTGGCCTCGGTGACCTTCTCCAGGGCCGGGGTGACCACGTGCGCCTCGGCGGCCAGCCGGGCCTGGGGGCCGTACTCCATGAGGGTCTCCCAGCACAGCCGGGCGAGCGCGAGCGAGGCCTCGGTGGCGAGACCGCCGGCCATGGCGACCCGGTTCGCGGCGACGCAGACCCGGGCCTCGTACCAGGTGGCGAGCGCGTCGCCCATGCCGGAGACGATGAAACGGCTCGGCGCACCCGCGACGAGCGCGGTGTCGACGAGGACCAGGTTGGGGTTGCGCTGGAAGAAGGAGTAGCGCTCGAAGGCGCCGCCCTCGGTGTAGATCACGGCGAGCGCGCTGGTCGGCGCGTCGGTGGAGGCCACCGTGGGCGCGGAGACGACGGCGATGTCGCCGAGCGCGTGTCCCACGGCCTTCGCCGTGTCGATGGCGGTGCCGCCGCCGATGCCGATGACGACGTCCGCGCCGGCGGCCCGGGCGGCCTCGGCGACCCGGTCGATCTCCTTCTGGGTGCAGAGCCCGCCGAAGACCTCCTTGGTCAGCTTGACCCCGGCTCCGGAGAGGGAAGCGGTGACGGCCGCGTCCACGAAGCCCCAGACGCCCTTGTCGGCGAGGACCACGGCGTTCGTCCCGAGGCGGGCCGTGTGCTCGCCCAGGTCGTTCATCGCCCCGGCGCCCTGCACGTACTTGGGCGGGCTGATCATCATGCGCGTACCGACGGTCTTCACGTGAATCCTCCTCATTGCGAATTCATTTGCGCTTGCTTATTCATCCCTATCACGGATTTCGACTGCGTCCGAGATATGCACGGCCCCCCTTGTGGACAGGCCCTTCCGCGCCCCGATCCGGGACCAAGGACCCGACCTGTTCCGCAGGTTCACCGGGGTAAAGTTCCAGCCAAGTGCCCCGGAAGCGGTGGCGGATCGGCGACGGCGCCGAGTTAATGCCGTCCCGCAATTCCAATTTCCGCTCCGGACCGGCGTGACGAGTTCCCCGTTCCGCGTTCCCGTTTCAAGGAAAGAGGCCCCCGTGAAGAAGCTCATCAATTCCCCCGAAAGTGTCGTCTCCGACGCACTGCGCGGAATGGCCGCCGCTCACCCGGGGCTCCGCGTCGAGGCGGAGAAGGGCATCGTCACGCGGGCCGCCGGTGCGGCCGGGGAGCCGGCCGGGAGGGTCGCGCTGCTGTCGGGCGGCGGAAGCGGGCACGAGCCGCTGCACGCCGGGTTCGTCGGGCGCGGCATGCTGGCGGCGGCCGTGGCCGGCCCGGTGTTCACCTCCCCGGTGCCGGACACCATCGCGGCCGCCACCTGCGCGGTCGACGCGGGTGCGGGCGTCCTGCACATCGTGAAGAACTACACGGGCGACATCCTCAACTTCACGATGGCGGCGGAGGACTGCGAGGACGAGGGCGTCAAGGTCGAGCAGGTCGTCGTGGACGACGACGTGGCCGTCGCCCGGACCGAGCACGGGCCCGGCCGCCGCGGCACCGGCGCCACCCTGTTCGTGGAGAAGATCGCGGGTGCGCTCGCCGAGGAGGGCGCTCCGCTCGCCGAGGTGGCCGCGGTCGCCCGCAAGGTCAACGCGAACGCGCGCAGTTACGGCGTCGCCCTGACCTCCTGCACCACCCCCGCCAAGGGCAGCCCCAACTTCACGCTCGGCGAGGACGAGATCGAGCTGGGCATCGGCATCCACGGCGAGCCCGGCCGCGAGCGCCGGAAGATCATGACGGCCGCCGAGACCGCCGGGGCGATGCTCGACGCCATCCTCGACGACCTCCCGGAGGCGGCCGACGCACCCGTCATCCTCCTCGTCAACGGCCTGGGCGGGACCCCGCCCGTAGAGCTGTACATCATGCGCGCGGAGGTCGAGCGGGTGCTCGGCGAGCGCGGGATCACCGTGGCCCGGTCCCTCGTCGGCAACTACGTCACCAGCCTGGACATGGCCGGCTGCACCCTCACCCTGTGCCGCGCCGACGAGGAGCTGCTGCGCCTGTGGGACGCGCCGGTGGACACCCCGTCCCTGCGCTGGGGCTGCTGACCCCGCCCGCTCTTCCCCTCCCGACACTTTCCAGGAGCTCTTCTCCATGACCGCCACGCCCGCCAGCCCGACCACCTCCACGCC is a window from the Streptomyces sp. NBC_01244 genome containing:
- a CDS encoding methylglyoxal synthase, coding for MIALVAHDQRKNDLLNWVRRNHRAVTRHGLVGTSSTARLLRSELGLQIRSVESGPHGGDQQIGSMVISGDVTSLVFFWDPLWAAPHVHDVLALVRIAVLRNIPVALNPASAEAMSEDGFSFDGRSVQPVAAGARSH
- a CDS encoding SpoIIE family protein phosphatase, with product MWRRRRGSAGCAEAPARVHSGGVTARPDTGGPVTDATAQALARAALDAVGAAGGYAGGVYLRSGTEGLMLMAAVTGLPGPLFRPWWRMHVNRPYPVAEAHRSGQSVHLPDAESAMRRFPQLMAGLPFPFGSLYEPVARGRERYGVLFVLRPATPGVPVGPGDRKRLRAVATRLAGELAALAAGGATVAWEGDPVCFPGPVPAGTPAGDAPHGPTESPATGARAAVDRLDLAVLSVDRQGVIGFTNAVARSAATTLLGSDGAELSGRMLWEALPWLGHPAYEDHFRAVFLAPAPVHFQASRRGPEPSPHWLSVGLHPGIDGVTVTISGSEPPTYAPESVVRPGSGLGSPGLGSPADRASALYRPVALAIALTEAVTARQVSMVVTDELLPAFGGRQLAIYLLGEGHLHLAWETGFPKGFLDRFDGVALDVRLPGVETLTSGRPLFFESMQHLAAAYPGIELDAHVGARAFLPLIASGRPVGSCILGFDAPRGFSPEERTVLTALAGLIAQALERARRYDSESALARGLQAALLPHRLPVRENVATVGRYLPGTAGMDVGGDWYDVIEAGGGRLALIIGDVQGHGVAAAATMGQLRSAVRAFTLGGNTPEQVMRGTNELLIDLDPGQFASCCYVLLDPASGLALAVRAGHPQPLLRHPGGRTEVLDLAGGTVLGVDAEAVYPVTRLRIEPGAVLALYTDGLVESPGADIDVGVEQLRAALAAAGPGPLTETADRLVSEAGHSADRPDDIALLLASRTSVPEVATPDRAHADRPAPDHPAPDRPDADRLDPDRAVPDEARGAGDGPRAEPRRTAP
- a CDS encoding glycerol dehydrogenase, with amino-acid sequence MKTVGTRMMISPPKYVQGAGAMNDLGEHTARLGTNAVVLADKGVWGFVDAAVTASLSGAGVKLTKEVFGGLCTQKEIDRVAEAARAAGADVVIGIGGGTAIDTAKAVGHALGDIAVVSAPTVASTDAPTSALAVIYTEGGAFERYSFFQRNPNLVLVDTALVAGAPSRFIVSGMGDALATWYEARVCVAANRVAMAGGLATEASLALARLCWETLMEYGPQARLAAEAHVVTPALEKVTEANTLLSGLGFESCGLAAAHGIHNGLTVSHKVHGMMHGEKVNIGTLAQLVLEGAPTDELDTYLRFSREVGLPTTLAEIGLGEPDREELLAIGRAATAEGETTHNMPFPVTPEMVADALIAGDSYARAYAKR
- the dhaK gene encoding dihydroxyacetone kinase subunit DhaK, giving the protein MKKLINSPESVVSDALRGMAAAHPGLRVEAEKGIVTRAAGAAGEPAGRVALLSGGGSGHEPLHAGFVGRGMLAAAVAGPVFTSPVPDTIAAATCAVDAGAGVLHIVKNYTGDILNFTMAAEDCEDEGVKVEQVVVDDDVAVARTEHGPGRRGTGATLFVEKIAGALAEEGAPLAEVAAVARKVNANARSYGVALTSCTTPAKGSPNFTLGEDEIELGIGIHGEPGRERRKIMTAAETAGAMLDAILDDLPEAADAPVILLVNGLGGTPPVELYIMRAEVERVLGERGITVARSLVGNYVTSLDMAGCTLTLCRADEELLRLWDAPVDTPSLRWGC